The Verrucomicrobiia bacterium sequence GGACATCGGGCTTCCGGACGGGACGGGTTATGATGTGATGCTGAAGCTGGGGGGGGAGGGATTGCCGGGCATCGCTCTTACGGGTTACGGGATGGAGGAGGATACGATGCGGAGCCAGAAGGCGGGTTTTGCGATGCATTTGACGAAGCCGGTCAAAGTCCAGGCGTTGGACCAAGCACTGGCTTCGCTTAAGCTGGCTGGTAAATAAATGAAGAGGAAAGGAAGTTTTATGGCGGTCAAACTTATGAGTGATATTATGAGGTGCCAGACGGGGACGGAAGGACTGGACAATATTTTGGGAGGCGGTCTGCCCAGGAACCGGGTGTATCTGGTGCAGGGCGATCCAGGGGTGGGCAAGACGACGCTGGCGATGCAGTTCCTGATCGCGGGGGCGGAAATGGGGGAAACCGGGCTATATATCACGCTTTCGGAAACGAAAGAGGAACTTGAGCTGGTGGCTTCATCGCACGGGTGGAAGCTGACCAAGATACGGCTGTTCGAACTTTCCGCGATCGAGGAGAAGTTGAAGGGGGAGACGGAGACGACGTTCTTCCATCCATCAGAGGTCGAATTGAACCGGACGACGAAGATTTTGCTGGATGAAGTGGAGCGGGTGAAGCCGGCGCGGGTGGTGTTTGATTCGCTTTCGGAGTTGCGGATGCTGGCGGAAACACCGTTGCGTTACCGGCGGCAGATATTGCAGTTGAAGCAGTTTTTTGCGGGCAGGAAATGCACGGTGCTCTTGCTGGATGACCGTTCATCGGGTGCTGAGGATCTGCAGATAGAGAGTATCTCGCATGGTGTGATCTCGCTGCACCGCACGGCGCCGGAATATGGTGTGGCGCGGCGGCGGGTGAGCATTGAGAAAATCCGCGGGCAGAAGTATCGTGAAGGCAATCATGACATGATCATCAGGAGGGGGGGGGTGTTGATATTCCCGAGGCTGGTGGCGGCGGAGCATCATTCAAAATTCAGGAAAGAGGCGTTTTCGAGCGGGATAAAGGCGCTGGATGCGCTGTTGGGCGGCGGGTTGGACCGGGGAACATCCAATATGTTCATGGGGCCTCCGGGGTCAGGCAAGTCGACTTTGGCGATCCAGTTCGCGTTGCAGGCGGCCAAACGGGGAGAGAAGGTGTTGTTGTTCATCTTTGACGAGACGAAGGAGAATCTGATCACGCGCACGAAGGGGCTGGATATGGATCTGGCAGCTTTTGTGGGGAAAGGGTTGATCCAGATCGAGCAGATTGATCCAGCGGAGATCTCGCCAGGTGAGATGGGCCACCGGATCAGCCAAGCGGTGCTGAAGAAGGGTGTCAAGATGATCATCCTGGACAGCATCAACGGCTATCTGAACGCAATGCCGGGGGAGCGGTTGCTTAACCTGCAATTGCATGAATTGCTGGCGTTCCTGAACCAACAGGGGGTAATCACGATCATGGTGCTGGCGCAGCAGGGGCTGGTGGGGAGCATGCAGAGTTCAGTAGATCTGACGTATCTGGCGGATTCGGTCATTTTGCTGCGTTACTTCGAGGCGCATGGCGAACTGAGGCAGGCGCTTTCGGTGGTGAAAAAGCGTACGGGCGGTCACGAGCGGACCATCCGGGAGGTGAAGATATCGAAAGGCGGTATTGAGGTTGGCAAGCCGTTGACGGCGATGCAGGGGGTGTTGACGGGTGTGCCGACGATTATTGCGAAGGAGTTGCCGAAGCAGGAGGATGGCGGAAAAATCGAATGAAGCGTGATTCTTCCAGAGCGGGGGGAAAGCGGACGAACGGAGAGGCACCCATGCAGGGGGGGGGGCGGGATGCGCCGTTGCTGGTTTTCATTTTGGCGCCGACGGGAAATGATGCGGGGTTGTCCGCCAAGTTTTTGGACGAAGCGGGCATGGGTGTGGTGGTTTTTCCCAATGTGGATGCGTTGTGCGCGGGGATGAGAGAGGGATGTGGTGCGCTGCTGTTGGCGGAGGAGATTCTGACGGAGAAATCCATTTCCTGTCTGGTGGAGATACTGGGGGATCAGCCGACATGGTCAGATATCCCGGTGACGATCATCAGCAGCGGTGGTGAGGCGACGCAGATGCAGTTGCGGAGGTTGAGGCTGTTCGAGCCGGGCGGCAATGTGACGTTGCTTGAGCGGCCATTCCGGCCTGGTACGCTGGTGAGCACGATGGAGGTGGCGTTGCGTTCGCGTCGCCGTCAGTACGAGGTGCGGGACCTGTTGCAGGCGGTGTGGAGCAGCGGGGAGAGGTTGAGGAGTTATTATGAGAGCAGTCATGACTGCATCAAGGAGCTGGATTTGCAGGGGCGGGTGCTCTCGATGAACAAGAACGGTTTGCGGATGCTGGGATGCAGGGATTTTGAGGTTTTCAGATTGAAGAGCTGGCCTTCATTCTGGAAAGGGAAGCAGGGGAAGGTGGCGAAGGATGCATTAGCGGATGCGAGGGCTGGCAGGGTGGGGAGGTTTCAGGGGGACTCTCCGACTCTGGGCGGCGAGATGAAGTGGTGGGATGTAGTGCTGTCTCCGATTCTGGATGAGGCGGGCAAGCCGGAGCGGATATTGGCGGTTTCGCGCGATGTGACGCAGGACCGGGAGCAGCAGGAGGCGGTGCTTTCTTTGAAGGCGAAGATCGAGCAGCAGGCGCGGATCTATGATACCACACTTTCGCACATCAATGAGGCGGCTTATATATTTGACCGGAAGATGCGGTTTGTTTACGTGAACCAGCGGGTGCTGGAGATTTTGGGACGGCCATTGGACGGGGTGATCGGGAGGGGGTTCGTGGAGCTGGGGTACGAGCCGGGATTGGCGGCGAAGTTGCAGAGGGAGATACGGACGGTGTTTGAGACGAAGGGGACTGTCCGGGATGAAACGCCTTTCAGAAAGCCGAACGGTGATGTGGGATATTATGAGTATATCCTGAATCCGGTGACAGGGGCGGATGGGGAGGTGGATTTGGTGGCGGGGTCGACGCGTGATATAACGGAGCGCAAGCAGCATGAAGCGGAGCTGGCGCGGATGGTGTTCCAGAAGGAGGCTGATGCGCGGCTGTTCGACACGATTCTTTCATCCATCAATGATCTGGCTTACACGTTCGACGTGGAAGGGAATTGGACTTATGCGAATGAACCGTTGCTGAAGTTGTGGGGGCGGAAGCTGGAGGACATCCGGGGAAAGAGTTCGTTGCAGCTGGATTATCCGCCCGAACTGGCAGAGAGGTTGAAGCAGCAGGTGAAGCAGGTGGTGGCGACGAAGAAGCCGTTTCGTGGTGAGACGTATTTCACGGATGCAGCGGGGGTGGAGGATTATCACGAGTATATCTTCAGCCCGGTGTTCGGGCCGGATGGGAGGGTGGTGGCGGTTTGCGGCACGACCCGTCTCACGACGGCGCGGAAGCGGGCGGAGGCGATAGCGGAAAGCCAGCGCAAAGTACTGCAATTGATGGCTGAGGACATGCCGTTGCCGGCCATTTTGGCGGAGTTGATGCGTATGGCGGAGCTGGATTGTGAGGAGAGAGCTTTCGCTTCTGTCCTGCTGATGGAGAAGGATGGCAGGCATCTGCGGCATGGGGCGGCGCCAAGTTTGCCAGCGGATTATGTGGCGGCGATCGATGGAGGGGAGATCGGACCGAAAGCAGGTTC is a genomic window containing:
- a CDS encoding PAS domain S-box protein, with the translated sequence MKRDSSRAGGKRTNGEAPMQGGGRDAPLLVFILAPTGNDAGLSAKFLDEAGMGVVVFPNVDALCAGMREGCGALLLAEEILTEKSISCLVEILGDQPTWSDIPVTIISSGGEATQMQLRRLRLFEPGGNVTLLERPFRPGTLVSTMEVALRSRRRQYEVRDLLQAVWSSGERLRSYYESSHDCIKELDLQGRVLSMNKNGLRMLGCRDFEVFRLKSWPSFWKGKQGKVAKDALADARAGRVGRFQGDSPTLGGEMKWWDVVLSPILDEAGKPERILAVSRDVTQDREQQEAVLSLKAKIEQQARIYDTTLSHINEAAYIFDRKMRFVYVNQRVLEILGRPLDGVIGRGFVELGYEPGLAAKLQREIRTVFETKGTVRDETPFRKPNGDVGYYEYILNPVTGADGEVDLVAGSTRDITERKQHEAELARMVFQKEADARLFDTILSSINDLAYTFDVEGNWTYANEPLLKLWGRKLEDIRGKSSLQLDYPPELAERLKQQVKQVVATKKPFRGETYFTDAAGVEDYHEYIFSPVFGPDGRVVAVCGTTRLTTARKRAEAIAESQRKVLQLMAEDMPLPAILAELMRMAELDCEERAFASVLLMEKDGRHLRHGAAPSLPADYVAAIDGGEIGPKAGSCGTAAYTRKPVYVEDIKTDILWTDFKELALAFGLRACWSVPIFSTSGEVLGTFAVYHPMARLPGEKDLRMAETVTRMASVAIEQARAGEASRRLVAIVESSDDAIISKDINGIIMTWNRGAERLFGYRPEEIIGKPVTMLIPANQFDEEPNILKRIRRGEKIEHYQTIRQRKDGSLMEVALTVSPIRDAAGKIMGASKIVRDITEQKQAERRLERAHQEVLAASHAKDEFLASLSHELRTPLNPVLLLASEAAENPEYSQEVREQFATIRSNVELEARLIDDLLDITRITHGKLSLSKEPLDVEAVLRAAIGTVEAEVADKKVMLVLELEALPATVEGDAVRLQQVFWNVLKNAVKFTPGGGKITVRSQKRDGVMEIRVLDTGIGMTGGELANVFEAFTQGEHVGAGGAHRFGGLGLGLAITRKLVELHGGEIQAESEGRNRGATFIITLPLTDAVVVVRPEPEKMLSERMSANNGGGHPLRVLLVEDHEPTRTALKLLLTRRHFEVITASNLADARSLADREDFQLLISDIGLPDGTGYELMAELSEKRRDLPGIALTGYGMEDDVVNSRLAGFKVHLTKPVRVQSLESALSAVLGKKV
- a CDS encoding ATPase domain-containing protein — its product is MAVKLMSDIMRCQTGTEGLDNILGGGLPRNRVYLVQGDPGVGKTTLAMQFLIAGAEMGETGLYITLSETKEELELVASSHGWKLTKIRLFELSAIEEKLKGETETTFFHPSEVELNRTTKILLDEVERVKPARVVFDSLSELRMLAETPLRYRRQILQLKQFFAGRKCTVLLLDDRSSGAEDLQIESISHGVISLHRTAPEYGVARRRVSIEKIRGQKYREGNHDMIIRRGGVLIFPRLVAAEHHSKFRKEAFSSGIKALDALLGGGLDRGTSNMFMGPPGSGKSTLAIQFALQAAKRGEKVLLFIFDETKENLITRTKGLDMDLAAFVGKGLIQIEQIDPAEISPGEMGHRISQAVLKKGVKMIILDSINGYLNAMPGERLLNLQLHELLAFLNQQGVITIMVLAQQGLVGSMQSSVDLTYLADSVILLRYFEAHGELRQALSVVKKRTGGHERTIREVKISKGGIEVGKPLTAMQGVLTGVPTIIAKELPKQEDGGKIE